The Streptococcus mitis region TGATCTGGCAAGGTCTTTAAATACTTAGCTACATGCTTATCATAATTGACATAGCCTCTAACTAAAAACTGACCAAAAAAGGAAGCTTGGCGTTCATTAAACCGAGCCAATAATTCAATCATTTCATTGTCTGCAGACGACAATTCTTCTCTACTTGCCAACTTCTGAACCAGGTCCTTCATAGCCACGTTTGGGAACTGCTGCAGTAAGCGAGTCGCTGCATATTGACTAGCCTGATCTCCAGATTGATGTTCCAGAAAACTGGTCAACTGGTCTCCATTAAAATACTGCTGAAAAGCTGCTGGCTCATAGCCATTTTTACTAAACCACTGGGGCGAGATAACATATACAACTTGTTTATTCTCCAGTTGTGGCAGCATCTGTTGCATCCCAAAATACTGATTGAGCGAGGCAGCTCCCCTCTGTCCTAAAAGATAGGGGCGATAAGAGCGGTTGTATTTCTCAGCCAATACCGCAGGATGAGCACCGTCAAAACGAAGCCATTCACTGGAGCCAAAGAAGGGAACAAAACGCATATTTGGATCAGATAGGGCTCTGACCTTTTGACTTCGCTCCTTAAAACTATCGATGGTAGTAGCCACCGCCGAACGCTTCTCAGCTCCCAGATCATGATTCATCTCAGCAGGATAGAAAAAGATAAGCAGACAAACCAACAAACCAGCTATCAAGACCGGCCCGAAGATCATCCATAAGCGTTTAA contains the following coding sequences:
- the dltD gene encoding D-alanyl-lipoteichoic acid biosynthesis protein DltD is translated as MLKRLWMIFGPVLIAGLLVCLLIFFYPAEMNHDLGAEKRSAVATTIDSFKERSQKVRALSDPNMRFVPFFGSSEWLRFDGAHPAVLAEKYNRSYRPYLLGQRGAASLNQYFGMQQMLPQLENKQVVYVISPQWFSKNGYEPAAFQQYFNGDQLTSFLEHQSGDQASQYAATRLLQQFPNVAMKDLVQKLASREELSSADNEMIELLARFNERQASFFGQFLVRGYVNYDKHVAKYLKTLPDQFSYQAIEDVVKADAEKNTSNNDLGIENYFYNTQIKKDLKKLKDSQKNFTYLKSPEYNDLQLVLTQFSKSKVNPIFIIPPVNKKWMDYAGLREDMYQQTVQKIRYQLESQGFTNIADFSKDGGEAFFMKDTIHLGWLGWLAFDKAVDPFLSNPTPAPTYHLNERFFSKDWATYDGDVKEFQ